The following is a genomic window from Thermodesulfobacteriota bacterium.
TCGTGCCTTCCCCGAAATATAGGGGCTAATTAATAACTTTATCAATCCAAATTCAACCATCTTTAAGTTTAAAGTCCTTTGTTTTCAGGGAATTAGGTACTTTTATACTTTCCCTTAATTCTCGGTATAAATCTTGCCGACCTAGAAACATTGAAATGGTAGTGGTTACATCCAAGATGAAAACGACTTTAGAAAAAAGAGAGGAATTTCTGGAAGCATTGTGCGGAATGTTGGAGCCGATGAGACTGGAGCCCGGGTGCAGGTGTTTCATCTTATGCCATGATTACGAGGATGAAAGCATTTGTATCCTGGTTGAGGAGTGGGAGGCGAAAGAAGATTTTGATAGACATCTCCGAGGTAACGATTATAGAAAGTTACTCGTGCTTATGGATCTCTTAAGCGAGCCGCCTGAGATTAAAATCAACATTGTCTCTCGAAGTGCGGGGATGGAATATTTGGAAGAGGTTCTTGGAATGAATCGCTAGGACCAATTTTAGGAAATTTTAGCCGTCAATCAATAAATCAGAAGGAGGTAGTGTTATGAAAGGATACAAAGTTCTCCAAATTTCTTGTTTAGTTCTTGTTTTGCTTTTGAGCCTGGGGTCCAAAGCTTTTTCGGAAGAGACCATTCAGCAGGCAGTCGAAAGAGAGATGCCTTTACTTAGAGGGGACATGTGGATAAAAATGGACCCGGATTCCAAGGTTGCTTTCATCTGGGGTGCTGGCCACGTAGTAACAATCGAAGAAGTAATCATGCAAAAATACCCGGAACTGAAAAGGGATAGTTTTGTGATGAAGGTGGTCGAGGCATCAACAAACAGCCCGATGAAGATGAATGATATCGTGACAGTGGTTGATACCTATTACCAGGCGAATCCGGACAAGCTCGATACCCCGGTAATGAGAGTCATCTGGGATGCCGTGATCAAGCCGAATATAAAAACCGGCATAGCGGGGAAACCGATTAATTGAATGTTAGAGGGCGAGCTGAAGGGAATACTAAAGTTTTCCCCTCCCTTGATGGGAGGGGATAAAGGGGAGGGCGAATATGTCGGCATTATGACCCCCCATCCCTTCGGCTTCGCTCAGGGCGGGCCTAACCTTCCCCCACAAGTGGGGAAGGAAAGAAATGCTGTAGAAAACTACAAAAATTATCAACTTAAGGCAAGGAGGTCAATTATGAAAAAAATTCCATACATTGCAGTTTTGCTTCTCGTTGTTTTTTCACTTGCTGGGTGTGCGGGCATGAGTGAAACACAGCAGCGTACGTTGAGCGGAGGAGTAATAGGAGCCGGTGCAGGCGCCGGCATTGCGGCAATAGCCGGCGGGAATGCCTGGGTGGGAGCAGCAGTAGGAGGTGCTGGCGGAGCACTGACCGGTTACATCATCGGCGAGAGCCATAAATAATGAGGTTGATAGTTGGTTTCACATTATGACACATCCCAATGTCCGGAGTGAGCCAGAATATGAGCACCTAGCTCATCTCTCCATACCTCGCTCATTCCGGGCATTTCTACAATGAGGAGGAAATTCGATTATGCTTCTGATCAATCGGTATTACAGGCTCCATGGTTAAGAGTGGAGACGCCGACAAAAACAGCCTGTTCCTCACGCTTGGAATATCAATTGGCATCTGATTATTTCTGAGTGAATTTCTTAATCTAAAAAACAATTTCAAAGGGAGGAAAAGATTATGAATAAATATGTTGTCGAGTTCATCGGGACATTATTTCTGGTACTTACAATCGGCTTTACCGTAATTGAGCCGGGGCCGGTGCAATGGCGCCTTTGGTTATAGGCTCAGCCTTGATGGTAATGATCTTTGCAGGCGGCCATATTTCGGGTGCGCATTATAACCCGGCGGTGACACTGGCTGTCTGGATGGGGGGAAGATGTGCCTCGAGCGACGTGCCCGGCTATATGATAGCCCAGGTTGTCGGGGCAGTCATAGCCGCTATCATTGTGCTCTTAGTAAAAGGTAATCCCGAAGTCCAACCTATGACGCTCAATGTTCTACCCGCTCTAATAGTGGAATTCCTGTTTGCCTTCGCATTATGTTATGTAGTGCTCAACGTGAGGCTACGTCGAAGAATACTAGAGGGAATTCATTCTACGGATTGGCAATCGGATTCACGGTGCTGGTGGGTGCTTATTCGGTGGGAGCCGTTTCCGGCGGAGCATTCAACCCGGCAGTGGCAGTCGGAATAACGGTGATGGGGCTCTCCAGTGTTGCTAACATATGGATTTTTCTGGTGGCTAATTTCATTGGAGGCGCCGTAGCCGCGCTCGTTTTTAATTCATTAAATCCGGATGATAAGTAGCATTTCGATTAGCTATACCAACTCCATTTATAAATAGCGCGTAAAATCCGGATTAGAATCGTTAGGGGTGAGCCCTGCACTCGCCCAATAGTAATGGGCAACCGAAAGAGTTGCCTCTGCTTAATGAAGAAATTAATGAAAATATATAAATTGAGTAGTGCTTTCTTGCGGGCATCATTTTCTCTCATTGGTGTAGCGAAAGGGTCTGCTAGGCAATTGTAGGGAACGCATACCTGTACTGAGCAGAGTCGAAGTATATGCGTTCCGTATAAAAAACAGCCACCAGCAAGCATGCCCGAATCATGTCGAAAGGCCTGGACAGACCACTTGAATGCCTCTCAAAACACTTGCAATTCAGGAGGTCGCATGAAAGGTTCAATTGATTTCTTGAAAACCACGATTATCGGCGGCTTGCTCTTTCTTGTTCCGGCAGTGCTCATGGCTCTTTTAGTTAAAAATGCAATCGAACTCGCCGGAAAAATACTTATGCCGATTGTAAAGCTTCTTCCCGCAGAAAACATCGCCGGAGCAGCGGTCGAACACCTGCTTGCGGTTGTGTTGATTTCATTGGTCTGCTTTCTCGCTGGATTGGCTGCCCGGACCAGTCCTGGTGCAAAGCTGAACGCCTGGCTGGAACAGGCGATCTTGAGAAAGGTACCGGGATTTGGCTTGGTGAAGAGGGTGACCAAAGAAATGGCTAACATCGAGACTCAATCCGACTTCTCTGTGGCGTTGGCGTGGATCGAGGATGCATGGGTGCTTTCTTTCATAGTCGAGAAGCTGGACAACGGTCTTCTTGCAGTGTTTGTGCCCAGTGTTCCGACACCCGCGGCCGGTTCCATTTACTATCTCACTGAAGATCGGGTCAAACGCTTGGACGTGTCAGTAGCTTCGGCTATACAGTGCATCATGCGACTGGGTGTGGGCTCTAATGAATTGCTTAAGGGTTCTTCGAATCTTGGAGTAGCAAGTGAAGAACACCGTCCTCATCAGTGACGACTTAAGATTCAGATGAACAACAAGCATCATGTGCATCAAATCGCGGCTCGAGCAATAAATAAAATGGGAAAAGAAACAAAATAGTAGGTGTAACATGACTTCAAAGAGAAATTTCTCTTTTCCTGTATTTGGAGTCCTGCTAATCGGACTCATTTTTTCCTCACCGGCGTGTTCTCAGGATAGGACGAACGGTGAAAAAATAGAGGAGGAACAGGCTAAAACAGAGAATCTTCAGCCGGAGCAGGGCATGGTCGTTGCCCAAAAAGAGGATACGCCAGCAAAGAGTACTACTAGCAAGCCCAACATCCTAATCATTTGGGGAGACGACATCGGTTGGTTTAACCCTAGCGCCTATAACCGGGGCATCATGGGCTATAAGACCCCTAATATAGATCGCCTTGCGAAAGAGGGCGCAATGTTCACCGATTGGTATGGCCAGCAAAGCTGCACCGCAGGCCGCGCCGCTTTTATCACCGGCCAGACGGCGGCACTACGCCATTCCGAGGGGAGAAAAACACCAATTGGGAAGGTGGCTATAGAGTCCCGTGTATCATCAAATGGCCGGGAGTAATCGAGCCGGGCACTATTTATAACGACGTGTTTGCTCACGAGGACATGCTGCCTACGTTGCTAGCCGCCGCCGGCGAGCCAAACATAAAGGAAAAGCTTCTCAAAGGAAATTCTATCAGTGGTAAAACCTATAAGGTTCACCTTGACGGCTATAATCTCCTGCCCTATTTCAAGGGCGAGGCCAAGGAAGCACCACGAAAAGAGTTCCTCTACTGGACCGATGACGGCGACCTTCCGGGGCTGCGTTTCAACCAGTGGAAGATAGTGTTCCTGGAGCAGCGGGCGCACAGCTTCGACCTGTGGCAGGAGCCATTCGTACCACTGCGGGCGCCGAAGCTCTTCACCTTGCGCGGTGACCCGTTCGAGCGCGCAGAGCATGAAGCCATTGATTACGAGCGCTGGCGTATTGACCGCTTATTTTTGTTGGTGCCGGCCCAGGCCTAT
Proteins encoded in this region:
- a CDS encoding antibiotic biosynthesis monooxygenase; protein product: MVVVTSKMKTTLEKREEFLEALCGMLEPMRLEPGCRCFILCHDYEDESICILVEEWEAKEDFDRHLRGNDYRKLLVLMDLLSEPPEIKINIVSRSAGMEYLEEVLGMNR
- a CDS encoding DUF502 domain-containing protein, which translates into the protein MKGSIDFLKTTIIGGLLFLVPAVLMALLVKNAIELAGKILMPIVKLLPAENIAGAAVEHLLAVVLISLVCFLAGLAARTSPGAKLNAWLEQAILRKVPGFGLVKRVTKEMANIETQSDFSVALAWIEDAWVLSFIVEKLDNGLLAVFVPSVPTPAAGSIYYLTEDRVKRLDVSVASAIQCIMRLGVGSNELLKGSSNLGVASEEHRPHQ